A stretch of the Drosophila sulfurigaster albostrigata strain 15112-1811.04 chromosome 2L, ASM2355843v2, whole genome shotgun sequence genome encodes the following:
- the LOC133838526 gene encoding uncharacterized protein LOC133838526, which translates to MLTTHHLHHLHHHRGSTAIELDKITNLNTLIVEINSHVALFRDMLIHVGQAKDCPELREKIRKLRRTCVEAFKHTAQILMPQVKSAMADGILTDNPHLVLLFYMAQLFLRELVKSYRLIQVVPMDMSGYYENRAGPSNLGNVISQILLCKQITPDFNEEELCSITKDSQDIAMLLSEMQEYMPQHEAYLERNAALDTNGPWQAKRRQNYICKNMSLLCCVSRPNYL; encoded by the exons ATGTTGACGACACATCACCTGCATCATTTGCATCATCATCGCGGCAGCACGGCTATCGAATTGGACAAGATTACGAATTTGAACACG CTCATCGTGGAGATCAACAGCCATGTGGCGCTCTTTCGCGATATGCTGATACACGTTGGCCAGGCCAAGGACTGTCCGGAGCTGCGCGAGAAGATTCGCAAATTGCGACGCACCTGCGTGGAGGCATTCAAGCATACGGCACAGATACTCATGCCACAGGTCAAGAG TGCCATGGCCGATGGCATTCTCACGGACAATCCGCACTTGGTGCTGCTCTTCTACATGGCCCAGTTGTTTCTCCGGGAGCTTGTGAAAAGTTATCGCCTCATCCAAGTGGTGCCAATGGATATGTCTGGCTATTACG AGAATCGTGCGGGGCCGTCGAATTTGGGCAATGTTATAAGCCAGATATTGCTGTGCAAGCAAATAACGCCGGACTTCAATGAGGAGGAATTATGCAGCATAACAAAGGACTCGCAGGATATTGCCATGCTGTTATCGGAGATGCAGGAGTACATGCCACAGCATGAGGCATATTTGG AGCGAAACGCTGCGCTGGACACGAATGGACCTTGGCAGGCAAAGAGGCGACAGAATTACATATGCAAGAACATGAGTCTGCTCTGCTGTGTCTCCAGGCCTAATTATCTCTGA